A window of Phragmites australis chromosome 15, lpPhrAust1.1, whole genome shotgun sequence genomic DNA:
CCGCATGCCATCTCCTCGAACACATTGCGGTCGACGCAGGCCACGCTCCCCAGGCTCACGTACAGCACGGAGCGCGGCGGGTGCGCGTCCAACCAATCCAGGCAGCCGCGGTCCAGCACGTAAAGGCTTTGCTCCACCGGCGCCTGGGCCAGCAGGTGCAGAGGCCCAACCGCAAAGGCTGGACGGGACAGCTCGTGCTGGATCTTGGCCAGCTCCGCTGCCTCGATCGCCTCGAACGTGTTGATCACGACGCCGGACGCCGAGGCCCGAATGGCGTCGGCCACCGTGGTGATGAAGCTACACAGCGCGTCCGTGTCGCTGCCGTCGACACGGATCAGATCTCGTACCCGgagcggctcgagcttcgggaCCAGCTCATCCAGCCGTTCTTCTGCAGGATAATTAACAACCAGCTAATCAGTAACATTTGCGTTCCAAGATCCAGTGCGAGTTTACTCGTTCTTTACTTGCCTTTGATGGGAACGAAGCCGGCGTCGCGCAGCCGCGGGTAGGCGAGCATGCTGCGGAACGTGGCGGCGCTGTCCGTCCGGAGCGCTAGCGCGGGGACACCAAGCTGGCTGGCCGCGACCAGCGCCGCGTAGCACTGTCCGTCAACCACCGCGCACGCGACGTCCTGGCCGCGCAGCAGCGACGCGAGGCCCTCTCGGAAGGGCGCCTCGCAGGCGGCGTTCAGGGCCAGGAGCTGCCTGACGATGTCATTACCGGGGGAGGTGACCTCGTCGGGGAGCGTCTCGTGGATGGGGACGAAGGCGAGATCCGGGTGGCGTGCGGGGTCGGGGAAGTTGAGGTTGGCGTGGAGGACGGTGACTTCGAGGCCCCGCGCGCGGAGGAGCGCGGCGAGCTGGAGCATAGGGATGAGGTGGCCCTGGAACGGCAGCGGGAACAACacgacgcggcggcggtggccgtggCGGTGCTGTTCTTGTCCGGCCATTGGCGCCGGCCGGCAGAGTTATTGCTGCGAGGTGTAGTGATGCGGAGCTTGTTATGGAGTATGTGCCGTGGTCCAAATGTGGCCACGTGACGCACCTAATAAGGCACGTCAGCTCAATAGCATAGTCCTGGCCATGTgaaatgtttaaaaaaaatgaatgattGGACGGATGCATAGCAGTGATCTGAACATGCGAACGAGAGAGACAGGCCCTCGTGTAACACGTGAAGATATTTTTAATTCAGATCTATTGTTCAACAAATTTAAATTAGAATATTGGAGCAATTAGGAATATTCTTTTAGCAGAGTAAGGATAGTAAAAACTCGTACATTCTCCATTTTTTTCATGCAAcggtgaaaaaataaaaatatagccACTCGTTTGTGCAAAATTAAATCTGAGAGAAAAATTATCGTAAGAAAATTGGTAATAATTAGAGACAAATATTTGCATATCCACAAACAAAATCATACAAACCTAAAACCAACATCAATAAATTTCACAAGcaaaaaataggagaaattTGCACAAAAATAGAATGATTTTGGACAAGCAAAATGGGGGGAGAAATAAAAGATGCAACTTTAGATATTTGGTAGATAAATAGGGGAgccaattttctttctttcatttgATGTCACTATATCACAACTCAGCTTACAGATTGTATATGGCGAATTGGGCCATCGTGCCTCAGGCTTTTTTCGTGTCGGGCCAGCCCAGGCACGACCCATTTTTCGTGCTGGGCCGGGCCACCCATTGGGCCCCATATCAGGGCTCGGCCTGGTCCATAAATCGTGCCGAACTGGCCCGGCCTATTAGTGCTCGTGTTGGGTCGAGCTTGGGCCGAATCAGGCCGTGTCGTGCTTGGGCCGACCCAAAAAGCACAGCCCAAAGTCCCAACTCTAGCCATCATCAAATTTGGGGCTCAGCAAGTCGAACCCTTACGTGGCTACTATTGCGGTAACACATCGAGTAATTCGAACGGGATGGTGGGCTTGAAGCAACTTCCttggcttcttctctttctgttAGACAGAGCATCCGGCCCCTTGCCTTCTGCGCATGCATGCAAGCAGTCCAGCCCTTTGCCTTCTGCGCCTGGCCGTCCGGCTCCCCTGGTCGTCCGACTCTCATGGTCTTCTAGCTGCCCTATGCCTGTCGAGCTTCTTCACTAGTACCTATATAATGTAACACTTGTAATACTTGCAACTTGAATCAATACAATCCTATTATGCGTGATTAGCTTCGCTTTCACTTTCCACCAAAATGGGATAATCACTCCTGATCTCGATGACTCTTGGTGGCTTGGGACAAGAAAGGCGAAACCTCCTTCACTAATACTTATATACCTCGATCCCATATTCCCATGTCGACGAATGCAGGAGCCGACGATGAAGCTAAATACCACAGCTACGGCGACGATGAGCACACCGAAGGATGGGAGCCCAAGCATGAACAAGAACTGATAATTGGCCAAAGGTGTTGAGTGCTAAACCTAAAAGCGCCGACATATGATAATTGGCCAAAGGTGTTGGATAAATGAGCACTTTTAGGTTTAACTTAATTCCTAGATAAATCATGTATAAGAACTGATATACCATCATTATTATGTAGCAAAATTATAAACTAGACATGTAAATAACAGATCTACACATCTCTAATATACTCAATAATAGGAACAACAAAGTATCACTCCGTATGAAAAACATGATTAAAAGAAGATTAATATTAGCGAACGACCGATCGGCAACAAAAGACGCAAATGAAtctgtgatgatgatgcagaagGTGAGGATGAACAGGAAGCAGATTGCGAGCAATCGATGGCGACAGGAAAGCGAATCACGAGCAATCGCGCAGAGTGcttcccaaaaatcttattcatcCTCTCCCTGTTTAGGATCTCATGTATGATAGTTTACAGAGATATGCTCTCCCGATCACTAGTGCATGCCGGTGCAACAGGGCAGAGTAGTCTACCTATGGCGACGCAACAGAgagaggcaaaaccctaatgCGTTGTATTCTATTGTGGTGGCAGCGGCTGAcaggtatatatagagagaactGATCATCACATATGTGTCACAATTggtttttatatatataaccGTGTTGATCATTTTATCAAGtagtaaaatatataaaaatgtaaaaaaaattgtacctGCGCAAGCACTGGACCCGATTTTAGTGGACAATTCAAGAAAGTGTCGTACGCTCACACCCTTCACCTAGACCACGGACTGGCTCAGCCCGGTGAGGTGGTGAGCGCACACGCGCGTGTTCTTTTAGTCCTCATAAGCTAAGGGGGAGAGAACTTTTTAAGTTGATCTCCCTCGACATCCACTAGTAATGTGAGATTGAAGGACCACAACCTCCTTTCACATGTTaagcctttgagatttatttggaattacaaaaatataatgggccaagcccatatattctaacaatccccaACCAGAGATCAAAGTCCCACACTGATTCGCCTGTTCCCGATGCTATTTGATATGCCAGTGTTTCGATGGAGACATGTTAGGATTGAATATCCACCTAGAGAAataagctacactcattcaaaACATGGACAACAGACTATGTCTTGAATTgtaagttttgtgcaaacaagtttcattTAAAATCGTAACTAAAAGTTGGTTATCAATAGGCTACCCAGcaggtggagcatataagtcttACTCCTTGGTCTCTttatgagtttattagagattATCTAAATCTCATAGACTGTGACCAACAGTCAAactcatatatgtgtgtttttTCAAGAATACCATGTAGGATAGTATTTTCGCTAATTAAAGCCAACATAACATATTAAGGCAATAGGCAACTTGCCATACAGATTTTGTGAGTATTACATCTTCACTGGAGTGGGTTGTGTAgtactctccttcagttaacCAGTAgcttattttttctcaagtgTTAATTCACAGGATCTCCGGTCACATAGGTTGGCTTACCACTatagtataactcacatgggtctcatactcATCTACTTTGATAAATTATCTATCTCATTTTGTGATAATCCCTTTTGTAAATTGATCTGCCAAgttcttagctgtttggatataatccaatgcTATCACTATAGTTTTTTAACTTCTTAACAGACTTCAATAatctctttacatgtcttgaggattTGATGTTGTCCTTAGAATTGTCTAGTTTGATAATAACCGTTTGATTATCACAGTCCATGAGGATAACTGGTATCAGGATTTCAACCACTTGCAAATCCATCAAGATCTTACGTAGCTATTCGGCCTTAACAGTGACTGTATCTAATGCTGTGAGTTCTATTTTCATGATTGACGTCATCAatatggtctgtttgcaagacctccatgagatATTAGCACTGCCAAGAGTGAATGCATACCCTCTTATGGCCTtaatctcatcagcatcagatatccaatttgaatcacttTAACCCACCCTCCAGTACTGATGGGTATTAGTTAAGTGAAGCCTATAATTCATAGTACCTATCAAGTAGTGCATGACTCGCTCAAGCGCACACCAATGATCATCATCCCGTTTAGAAGTAAATTAGCTCAATTTGTTTACACCAAATGAGATATCAGGCCTTATAGGTAAATGAGTGATCTaataatctgagagtatctTAGTTGATCCATATCAATCattttattctttcaaagtattaagctaggatcatGAGGTGTTGGAGAGGTCTTGTTGTGCATGTAGCCAAAGAGGCTCAAGACCTTTTCAACATAATGAGACTGCGAAAGTGTAATCTCATTCTCACCCTTacttaacttgatgtttaagattacattAACCACTCCcatatctttcatatcaaaattttgaaacaacAAAGTCTTGACCtcattaatcatatcaagaTTTCTCCCAATGAAtagtatatcatcaa
This region includes:
- the LOC133893510 gene encoding DIMBOA UDP-glucosyltransferase BX8-like; protein product: MAGQEQHRHGHRRRVVLFPLPFQGHLIPMLQLAALLRARGLEVTVLHANLNFPDPARHPDLAFVPIHETLPDEVTSPGNDIVRQLLALNAACEAPFREGLASLLRGQDVACAVVDGQCYAALVAASQLGVPALALRTDSAATFRSMLAYPRLRDAGFVPIKEERLDELVPKLEPLRVRDLIRVDGSDTDALCSFITTVADAIRASASGVVINTFEAIEAAELAKIQHELSRPAFAVGPLHLLAQAPVEQSLYVLDRGCLDWLDAHPPRSVLYVSLGSVACVDRNVFEEMACGLASSGVPFLWVVRPGSVRGVGEEVPLPPLPDGVNEEVRNRGKIVKWAPQREVLAHNAIGAFWTHCGWNSTLESVCEGVPMLAQPCFADQMVNARYVTHEWGVGLEVGEVIERERVAKAVTKLMVGEDGAQMRERAQHLQMQASAATSLSMDSLVQYISSL